A stretch of Monomorium pharaonis isolate MP-MQ-018 chromosome 7, ASM1337386v2, whole genome shotgun sequence DNA encodes these proteins:
- the LOC105831998 gene encoding enolase-phosphatase E1, translating into MAGEKRSQDQDEISSARTVLVDIEGTTTSISFVKETLFPYVRQNLKDYIETKWEDEEFKQDYEKLKDQAKKDEEDKLDGFVAITGDKPEEEKDSLLKNILWQMDNDRKTGALKQLQGHMWREAYKTGAVKGHVYEDVPTAFEVWTRSGKKIYVYSSGSVEAQKLLFGHSVHGDLLKHFSGFFDTEVGAKQESDSYKNILSKINEKASDVIFLTDVVKEATAARKAGLSTIIVVREGNAALSDEEKATYTTIKSFSDLTFQTSTKRQKLETTDDTADKGTADVSEPMDTSEDVEMSDVSDKKVEKNDTEIIESVEKKCIKDQPEDTSVSLNQAKEPIAVEKELSSIEQEMTQSDAKSKDKNEDTGSFESVKPVKDDTTTLTTKDDDKTTAKKTEENLDTIATEITTADDSISVSESVSKSETALTSSEKKIENSTDVAKDTQAESVDKIQTVEGDEKSDGIESQSQICDKNIANKSEECLTAKKDEEKNEAKITSDTSEKENTLTKNEQEVTKLEATATENGKTIETVAEKTMVSVTVTETEPTITDTRKEETASTEVTAEKNLEAITESEKVDEKAAQGIQTKTTDDKCENETTQETIKEEETVKEENVVDKDKNTVDSEKQKLNGTTQNGDTDVPVLDDKLHSNGLNEGSSKEATNEDAAAQNGEPESLSENSAESIKVKKVVDSAVADGAGESDVVPPVVVAATS; encoded by the exons ATGGCCGGGGAAAAGCGCAGCCAGGATCAGGACGAGATCTCGTCCGCGAGGACGGTGCTCGTCGACATCGAGGGCACCACCACGAGCATCAGCTTCGTGAAG GAGACCCTCTTCCCCTACGTGCGTCAAAACTTGAAAGACTACATCGAGACAAAATGGGAGGACGAGGAGTTCAAGCAGGATTACGAAAAGTTAAAGGATCAG GCAAAAAAAGACGAAGAAGATAAATTGGATGGTTTTGTAGCGATTACTGGTGACAAGcctgaagaagaaaaagattcgcttttgaaaaatattttgtggcAAATGGATAACGATCGTAAGACAGGTGCATTGAAGCAATTGCAGGGACATATGTGGCGTGAAGCATATAAAACAGGCGCGGTTAAAGGACA CGTTTATGAAGATGTCCCTACAGCGTTCGAAGTATGGACACGTAGtggcaaaaaaatatatgtttactCAAGTGGCAGTGTTGAGGCACAGAAACTCCTTTTCGGGCATTCTGTACATGGTGACTTGCTTAAG cATTTTAGTGGTTTCTTTGATACAGAAGTAGGTGCAAAGCAAGAAAGTGAcagctataaaaatatactgagTAAAATTAATGAGAAAGCATCTGATGTTATTTTCCTAACTGATGTAGTGAAAG AAGCTACAGCTGCCAGGAAAGCAGGTTTATCAACAATAATCGTAGTACGTGAGGGTAATGCTGCACTATCTGATGAAGAAAAAGCTACTTATACAACCATTAAGTCTTTCTCAGATTTGACATTTCAAACGTCTACAAAGCGGCAAAAGTTAGAGACAACGGATGATACAGCTGATAAAGGTACAGCTGATGTCAGTGAGCCAATGGACACATCTGAAGATGTAGAAATGTCCGATGTCAGCgataaaaaagttgaaaaaaacgATACAGAAATCATTGAATCGgtagaaaagaaatgtataaaagatCAACCAGAAGACACTTCAGTTTCTTTAAATCAAGCGAAAGAACCAATAGCGGTTGAGAAAGAACTTTCAAGTATTGAACAAGAAATGACACAATCTGATGCCAAATCTAAAGACAAAAATGAGGATACAGGTTCCTTTGAAAGTGTAAAACCCGTGAAAGATGATACTACAACTCTAACTACAAAAGATGACGATAAAACTACAGCAAAGAAAACTGAAGAAAATTTGGATACAATTGCAACTGAAATTACTACTGCTGATGATTCTATATCCGTATCAGAATCTGTATCAAAGTCTGAGACTGCTCTCACGTCTTCCGAAAAAAAGATTGAGAATTCTACAGACGTTGCAAAAGATACACAAGCCGAAAGTGTTGATAAAATTCAAACTGTTGAAGGTGACGAAAAGTCAGATGGCATTGAATCACAGTCAcaaatttgtgataaaaatatagcaaacAAATCTGAAGAATGCTTGACAGCGaaaaaagatgaagaaaaGAACGAAGCAAAGATTACTTCAGATACATCAGAAAAAGAGAATACTTTAACAAAGAACGAACAAGAAGTAACAAAATTAGAGGCGACTGCAACAGAAAATGGAAAGACCATAGAAACAGTTGCAGAAAAAACAATGGTATCAGTAACGGTGACAGAAACGGAACCAACCATTACGGACACAAGGAAAGAGGAAACGGCATCTACCGAAGTAACTGCAGAGAAGAATTTGGAAGCAATTACAGAATCTGAAAAAGTCGATGAAAAGGCGGCCCAAGGAATACAAACGAAGACGACTGATGATAAATGCGAGAATGAAACTACGCAGGAGACAATAAAAGAAGAGGAGACAGTGAAAGAAGAGAATGTAGTGGATAAGGACAAAAATACAGTGGATTCGGAAAAGCAAAAACTCAATGGAACCACGCAAAACGGAGATACGGATGTGCCAGTGTTGGATGACAAATTACATAGTAACGGACTGAATGAAGGATCATCGAAGGAAGCGACAAACGAGGACGCGGCGGCGCAAAATGGTGAGCCCGAGAGTTTGTCAGAAAATAGTGCGGAATccataaaagttaaaaaagtcGTCGATTCCGCCGTAGCCGACGGTGCCGGAGAATCCGATGTTGTTCCTCCTGTAGTTGTAGCGGCGACGTCTTAA
- the LOC105831996 gene encoding ubiquinol-cytochrome-c reductase complex assembly factor 2, producing MAGNYKNFIRLLESWPLDKSKVGSDLGQHIRDQVKITFAKGEATIQRDPEQCNRYYSSLKKISSNHYGQLYKRSLLSTATGLTKDQCSLALTPEVLEYLNEENKTFVRRLKKSLRNIFSKDE from the exons ATGGCCGgtaattataagaattttataagacTATTGGAATCGTGGCCGTTGGACAAAAGTAAAGTTGGCAG CGACTTGGGACAGCACATTCGTGATCAAGTGAAGATTACGTTTGCGAAGGGTGAAGCTACTATCCAACGGGATCCGGAACAATGTAATCGATATTATTCAAGCTTGAAAAAGATTTCATCTAATCATTATGGGCAACTTTATAAGCGCTCCTTACTGAGCACTGCGACTGGATTGACGAAGGATCAATGTAGTTTGGCGTTGACACCAGAAGTATTAGAGTATTTGAACGAAGAGAATAAAACTTTCGTCCgcagattaaaaaaatcattacgaaatattttttcaaaagatgAATAG
- the LOC105831997 gene encoding zinc finger protein 189 has product MENNTCRLCGIKSKIKNLKYIFDKKTNLAQIINETLPIKVSQDDHSKHICSNCYNKVISHYDFIQNILTHSEKKETNTISFLEVNKNEKLDSVIISQVQDDMIYACPNCNKDLIMFITSKDGSTFPGDSGFQISLAAVDQAEKLEEENIQMLEETMEVVNVCVQRVSTENELHGSLLNYNINKDARDDNKQSINDMHRTSQKDMNDANSPITLQKTDVLYELNKGTKRKFQENIFTKTINDTPVKLQKLKAKQNISELNTDQTRSSIADLITFQSKNNSIKDKEVIIEKECSTEYTTDRKYRDENPTNSQVFKIKSEVMENKLSSDYDRSSTADLSVFQANNGIESYDVDVDHDRTDVTEEKYIVEDTTDVMEEKCIVENPTDVMEEKCIIEDTTDVMEEILIIENTDDIPQVRIRHVCDLCGAHYFSQVKYEFHLERHKLNKMDKCVCIICDKETKTENQLWDHYLHMHKSPTQYICLDCDKTFTNKPNLLQHQKRYKHTKYKTVLNIETVMDKISVDKDQTQVTAKQKQRCIFCNKLIKNIDPNITNDTAMCVSCKDFSECLIGSECLKEQTISQRQYHCSKCRKHFMRQERLEFHEMRHNENMDEFICSTCGKEFSGENSLYEHYLFVHKGVRPHICEICGKSFQLKVRLKEHLRKHTGEKPFVCEICGLRCMTTHALKFHKKSHLALRHNCGFCSKSFIKKQNFNEHLEKHWKKDKNISLPRTFTCSMCNSVFPTFRMLKHHMIETHKLKCDDPLIMKQKPLHECDECQEKFKHQMSLKAHKERVHEGKIILRVFQCDICKVEFRVKQMLINHIRSKHTEKRYKCTQCNKRFADIKTLYHHVSLHIGRKLFTCEYCNMSFRRKNVRDIHRRKHTNSRPYQCTDCDKVFSNSTRRSNHHKKVHGDNKTECPECGQKCNDVQEIRIHLNKHLGEKLSKLES; this is encoded by the exons atggaaaataataCATGCCGTCTGTGTGGTATTAAATCTAagattaagaatttaaaatatatatttgataaaaaaactaatttggcacaaataataaatgagaCTTTACCAATTAAG GTTTCACAAGATGATCATTCCAAACATATTTGTTCAAACtgttataataaagttatcaGTCATTATgactttattcaaaatatattgacACATtcggaaaaaaaggaaacaaacACCATATCTTTCTTGGAGGTCAATAAAAACGAAAAGTTGGACAGTGTAATAATTTCTCAAGTACAAGATGATATGATATATGCTTGTCCGAATTGCaacaaagatttaataatgtttataacaagTAAAGATGGTAGTACGTTTCCTGGAGATAGTGGGTTTCAAATTTCATTGGCTGCTGTAGATCAAGCAGAAAAGttagaagaagaaaatatcCAAATGCTTGAGGAAACAATGGAGGTGGTTAACGTCTGTGTACAGAGAGTGAGTACAGAAAATGAGTTACATGGATCCTTActgaattataatatcaacAAAGATGCAAGGGACGATAACAAACAAAGTATCAATGACATGCATAGAACCTCACAAAAAGATATGAATGATGCGAATTCTCCCAttacattgcaaaaaactgaTGTATTGTATGAATTGAACAAAGGTACAAAGAGAAagtttcaagaaaatatttttaccaaAACCATTAATGACACACCTGTTAagttacaaaaattgaaagcgaaacaaaatattagcGAATTGAACACTGATCAAACTAGATCAAGTATAGCTGACTTAATAACATTTCAGTCAAAAAACAATAGTATAAAGGATAAAGAAGTAATAATCGAGAAGGAATGTAGCACAGAGTACACGACGGATAGAAAATACCGCGACGAGAATCCTACTAATTCGCAAGTATTCAAGATTAAATCAGAGGTGATGGAAAATAAATTGAGCAGTGATTATGATAGATCGAGCACAGCTGACTTGAGTGTATTCCAGGCAAACAACGGCATAGAAAGCTATGATGTAGATGTTGATCACGATAGAACAGATGTGacggaagaaaaatatatcgtCGAAGATACAACAGATGTGATGGAAGAAAAATGTATCGTCGAGAACCCAACAGATGTGATGGAAGAAAAATGTATCATCGAGGACACAACGGATGTGATGgaagaaatattaatcattGAGAACACAGATGACATTCCacaagttagaataagacatgTATGCGATTTGTGTGGAGCTCATTATTTTTCCCAGGTAAAGTACGAATTTCACTTGGAGAGACATAAGTTAAACAAAATGGACAAATGCGTTTGTATAATATGCGATAAAGAAACTAAAACTGAAAACCAATTGTGGGACCACTACCTCCACATGCACAAAAGCCCAACGCAATACATTTGCTTGGACTGCGACAAAACTTTTACGAATAAACCAAACTTGCTTCAACATCAGAAAAGGTATAAGCATACCAAATACAAAACAGTGCTAAATATTGAAACAGTTATGGATAAAATCAGTGTGGATAAAGATCAGACGCAAGTTACTGCAAAGCAGAAACAAAGATGCATTTTCTGCAATAAGCTGATAAAGAATATAGATCCTAATATTACCAACGATACGGCGATGTGTGTTTCCTGTAAAGACTTCAGCGAGTGTCTGATAGGCAGCGAGTGTCTGAAAGAACAAACGATCTCGCAGCGGCAGTATCACTGTTCAAAGTGCCGTAAGCACTTTATGCGTCAGGAGAGACTCGAGTTCCACGAGATGCGACACAACGAAAATATGGACGAGTTTATCTGCAGTACATGCGGCAAGGAGTTCAGCGGAGAAAATTCTTTGTACGAGCATTATCTCTTCGTACACAAAGGAGTTAGGCCGCATATTTGTGAAATATGCGGAAAGTCGTTTCAGCTGAAGGTGCGACTGAAGGAACACCTTCGGAAACACACGGGTGAGAAGCCTTTTGTGTGCGAAATATGCGGCCTGCGTTGTATGACGACACATGCACTGAAATTCCACAAAAAGTCTCATCTCGCCCTTCGTCACAATTGTGGGTTTTGCAGCAAATCGTTTATCAAGAAGCAGAATTTCAATGAACATCTGGAGAAGCACTGGAAAAAAGACAAGAATATATCACTGCCTCGAACATTTACGTGTTCCATGTGCAACAGCGTGTTTCCGACCTTCCGCATGCTGAAGCATCACATGATTGAAACCCATAAGCTCAAATGTGATGATCCTTTGATAATGAAACAAAAACCATTACACGAATGCGACGAGTGTCAAGAGAAGTTCAAACATCAAATGTCGCTCAAGGCGCACAAGGAGAGGGTGCACGAGGGTAAGATTATACTTCGTGTATTTCAATGCGATATATGCAAAGTCGAATTCAGGGTCAAGCAGATGCTAATAAATCATATTCGGAGCAAGCATACTGAGAAACGGTACAAATGTACACAATGCAATAAGAGATTTGCAGATATTAAAACGCTGTATCACCACGTTTCGCTACATATTGGAAGAAAGCTGTTCACCTGCGAATACTGCAATATGAGTTTCAGGCGAAAAAACGTTAGGGATATACATCGCCGTAAACACACAAATAGCCGGCCTTATCAATGCACAGATTGTGACAAGGTATTCAGTAATTCCACCAGGCGCTCGAACCATCACAAGAAAGTACATGGGGACAACAAAACCGAGTGTCCGGAGTGCGGACAGAAATGTAACGATGTGCAAGAAATCAGAATTCACCTGAACAAACATCTTGGTGAAAAATTGAGTAAATTAGAATCCTAA
- the LOC118644031 gene encoding probable methyltransferase-like protein 15 homolog, with amino-acid sequence MNRIRFACFANRFSKNRYFVNRIHILQARTNFQGSVNVRRYSFKYDVSVDRNFHVPVMAQEVLEYMAPSPGKVYIDMTFGAGGHAIRLLEHSPDIKIFALDRDPLAYEHAKDLSQKYPGQVIPLLGKFSELPQLLEQYNVQENSIDGILFDFGCSSMQFDIANRGFSLSKDGPLDMRMDGLRCSEQITAADVLERATEEDLVRIIKIYGEEKRAKKIARAIIEARYMFRKLETTKELAQLIESTLGGEIRKDSLGRFSHSATKTFQALRIFVNNELNEINYGILLAQVYLKLSGRLITISFHSLEDTIVKRHISGNIKDNVANTVALKYAHYGKVFDKDDIEKLTTTPWKMMHKHVLIPTAEEIETNPRSRSAKLRAIMKVK; translated from the coding sequence atgAATAGGATTAGGTTTGCCTGTTTTGCAAATAGGTTTAGTAAGAATAGGTATTTTGTTAACAGAATACACATATTGCAAGCAAGAACTAATTTTCAAGGCTCAGTTAATGTGAGGCGATATAGTTTCAAATATGATGTCAGTGTTGATAGAAATTTTCACGTGCCTGTTATGGCACAAGAAGTATTGGAGTATATGGCTCCATCGCCGGGCAAAGTGTATATAGATATGACATTTGGTGCTGGCGGACATGCCATCAGACTGTTAGAACATTCAcccgatataaaaatattcgcgTTAGATAGAGATCCTTTAGCATATGAACATGCAAAAGATCTATCGCAAAAATATCCAGGACAAGTTATCCCTTTGTTAGGTAAATTCTCTGAGTTACCACAGCTACTTGAACAATACAACGTTCAAGAAAATAGTATAGatggaattttatttgattttggTTGCTCATCAATGCAATTTGACATAGCGAACAGAGGTTTCTCCTTATCGAAGGATGGACCATTAGATATGAGAATGGATGGATTGCGGTGTTCGGAACAAATCACTGCTGCGGATGTATTGGAGAGGGCAACTGAAGAAGATTTAGTTcgtatcataaaaatttatgggGAAGAGAAGCGTGCAAAGAAAATCGCGCGTGCCATTATTGAGGCTAGATATATGTTTCGAAAATTAGAGACGACGAAGGAATTGGCACAGCTGATTGAGTCCACTCTAGGTGGTGAGATTAGGAAAGACAGTCTCGGTAGATTTTCACATAGCGCTACGAAAACGTTTCAGGCACTTAGGATTTTTGTCAATAacgaattaaatgaaattaattacggTATACTTCTCGCGcaagtatatttgaaattgtCCGGtcgtttaataacaatatcttttcACTCGCTCGAAGACACTATAGTCAAGAGACATATTTCaggaaatataaaagataacgTGGCTAATACCGTAGCGTTAAAATATGCGCATTATGGTAAGGTGTTTGATAAGGACGATATTGAAAAGTTAACAACAACACCGTGGAAAATGATGCATAAGCATGTTTTGATACCTACGGCTGAAGAAATTGAGACAAATCCGAGATCGCGTTCGGCAAAATTACGTGCTATTATGAaggtgaaataa